From a single Mycolicibacterium moriokaense genomic region:
- the mnmA gene encoding tRNA 2-thiouridine(34) synthase MnmA has product MRVLVAMSGGVDSSVAAARMVDAGHDVVGVHLALSAAPGTLRTGSRGCCSKEDAGDARRVADVLDIPFYVWDFVDRFAEDVVDDFVWSYARGETPNPCVRCNERIKFSALAARALALGFDAVATGHYARLSDGRLRRAVDADKDQSYVLGVLTAEQLRHAVFPVGDTPKPKIREEAARRGLAVAEKPDSHDICFIPSGDTRAFLGARIGVRRGTVVDARGTVLAEHEGVHGFTIGQRKGLGIAGPGPDGQPRYVTGIDAETGTVHVGTAADLDVWTLTGERPVFTSGVAPAGPIECQVQVRAHGGIGDGVAEVRDGRIVVELRAPIRGVAAGQTMVLYRPDPDGDEVLGSATITR; this is encoded by the coding sequence GTGCGCGTACTCGTAGCGATGAGTGGTGGCGTGGACTCGTCAGTGGCGGCGGCCCGCATGGTCGACGCCGGTCACGACGTGGTCGGCGTCCACCTGGCGCTCTCTGCCGCGCCCGGCACGCTGCGCACCGGATCACGGGGCTGCTGCTCGAAGGAAGACGCCGGCGATGCACGCCGGGTCGCCGACGTGCTCGACATCCCGTTCTACGTCTGGGATTTCGTGGATCGGTTCGCCGAGGACGTGGTGGACGACTTCGTTTGGTCCTACGCCCGCGGTGAGACCCCGAACCCGTGCGTCCGATGCAATGAGCGAATCAAGTTCTCCGCGTTGGCGGCTCGCGCGCTCGCGCTCGGATTCGACGCGGTGGCGACCGGACACTACGCGCGGCTGTCTGACGGGCGGCTACGTCGCGCCGTCGACGCCGACAAGGACCAGTCCTACGTCCTGGGGGTACTCACCGCCGAGCAGTTGCGCCACGCGGTGTTTCCCGTCGGCGACACCCCCAAACCGAAGATCCGCGAGGAAGCGGCGCGGCGGGGACTGGCAGTGGCCGAAAAGCCGGACAGCCACGACATCTGCTTCATCCCCTCGGGTGACACACGCGCGTTCCTCGGTGCCCGCATCGGCGTTCGAAGGGGCACGGTGGTCGATGCACGCGGAACGGTGCTCGCGGAGCACGAGGGCGTGCATGGGTTCACCATCGGCCAGCGCAAGGGCCTCGGCATCGCCGGGCCTGGACCGGATGGTCAGCCGCGGTACGTGACGGGTATCGACGCCGAGACCGGGACGGTGCACGTCGGGACCGCGGCGGATCTCGACGTGTGGACGCTGACCGGTGAACGGCCGGTGTTCACTTCCGGTGTCGCGCCCGCGGGTCCAATCGAATGCCAGGTGCAGGTGCGTGCGCACGGAGGGATCGGCGATGGTGTCGCCGAGGTGCGGGACGGCCGCATCGTCGTCGAACTGCGTGCCCCGATCCGCGGGGTGGCCGCGGGGCAGACCATGGTCCTCTACCGCCCGGATCCCGACGGCGACGAGGTGCTAGGCAGCGCGACGATCACGCGCTAG
- a CDS encoding GNAT family N-acetyltransferase codes for MSTASVLIAPDDSSAAASTPRYTLLLSTDPALIDAAQRLRHDVFTSEPGFALTGSADGRDADIFDEYCDHLVVREDNSGELVGCYRMLPPPGAIAAGDLYTATEFDVRGLDALRPSLVEMGRAVVRQDHRNGGVVLLMWAGILAYLDRCGYDYVTGCVSVPVAGTDGTAPGSQIRGVRDFVRGRHAAPAQHTVYPYRPVTVDGTGLDAIDPPARLAVPPLMRGYLRLGARVCGDPAHDPEFGVGDFPALLDKRQADTRYLTRLRSVGAAAS; via the coding sequence ATGAGCACTGCTTCTGTACTCATCGCCCCCGACGACAGTTCCGCTGCGGCATCAACCCCGCGCTACACCCTGCTGCTGTCCACCGACCCGGCGCTCATCGACGCGGCTCAGCGCCTTCGCCACGACGTGTTCACCTCGGAGCCGGGCTTTGCGCTGACCGGATCCGCCGACGGCAGGGACGCCGATATTTTCGACGAGTACTGCGATCATCTGGTGGTCCGCGAGGACAACTCGGGTGAACTCGTCGGCTGCTACCGGATGCTGCCGCCGCCCGGCGCCATCGCCGCCGGGGACCTTTACACCGCAACCGAATTCGATGTTCGTGGCCTCGACGCACTGCGGCCCTCGCTGGTCGAGATGGGCCGTGCGGTGGTGCGCCAGGACCACCGCAACGGTGGTGTGGTGCTGTTGATGTGGGCCGGCATCCTGGCCTACCTCGACCGCTGCGGCTACGACTACGTGACCGGCTGTGTGTCGGTGCCTGTCGCGGGTACCGACGGCACCGCGCCCGGCAGCCAGATCCGCGGTGTGCGGGATTTCGTCCGCGGCCGCCACGCCGCGCCCGCGCAGCACACCGTGTATCCCTACCGGCCCGTGACAGTCGACGGGACGGGCCTCGACGCCATCGATCCGCCGGCGCGGTTGGCGGTGCCCCCGCTGATGCGCGGCTATCTGCGACTCGGCGCGCGGGTGTGCGGCGATCCGGCCCACGACCCGGAGTTCGGAGTCGGTGATTTCCCGGCTCTGCTGGACAAACGACAGGCCGACACCCGCTACCTCACCCGGCTGAGGTCGGTCGGTGCGGCGGCGTCATGA
- a CDS encoding 1,4-alpha-glucan branching protein domain-containing protein: protein MTETARRSDVAGSPAPGSDVTPGMFTLVLHTHLPWLAHHGRWPVGEEWLYQSWSAAYIPLMRVLRTLASENRKHLLTLGMTPVVTAQLDDPYCLTGMHHWLANWGLRALEATTLGDPLREFGIREHAEAERALEDFATLWAHGGSPLLRQLIDAEAIELLGGPLSHPFQPLLNPRLREFALREGLADAQLRFAHTPVGIWAPECAYAPGMEIDYAAAGVGHFMVDGPSLHGDTALGRPVASSDVIAFGRDLQVSYRVWSPKSGYPGHAAYRDFHTYDHTTGLKPARVTGRNVASDDKAPYDPQRADAAIDGHVADFVNHVRQRLIDESARIGRPAHVIAAFDTELFGHWWYEGPVWLERVLRALPEAGIRVGTLSDAKAEGFVGSPVELPPSSWGSGKDWQVWAGEKVADLVQLNSEVVDTALTTVDKTLGETDAPPARNFVADQILRETLLTVSSDWPFMVSKDSAADYARYRAHLHAHATREIAGAMASGRHDHAQRLAEGWNRADGLFGALDARRLPRP from the coding sequence ATGACCGAAACCGCGCGCAGGTCCGATGTCGCCGGTTCTCCGGCTCCGGGCTCCGACGTCACTCCGGGCATGTTCACCCTCGTCCTCCACACCCACCTGCCCTGGCTGGCCCATCACGGACGCTGGCCGGTCGGCGAGGAGTGGCTCTACCAGTCGTGGTCGGCGGCCTACATCCCGCTCATGCGTGTCCTGCGCACCCTAGCCTCCGAGAACCGCAAGCACCTCCTGACACTGGGCATGACGCCGGTGGTCACGGCCCAGCTCGACGACCCCTACTGCCTGACCGGGATGCACCACTGGCTCGCCAACTGGGGGTTGCGCGCCCTGGAGGCAACGACGCTCGGTGATCCCTTGCGGGAGTTCGGCATTCGCGAGCACGCCGAAGCCGAGCGCGCACTCGAGGACTTCGCCACGTTGTGGGCTCACGGTGGCAGCCCATTGCTGCGTCAGCTGATCGACGCCGAGGCGATCGAACTGCTCGGCGGACCGCTGTCGCATCCCTTCCAGCCGCTGCTCAATCCGCGGCTGCGCGAGTTCGCGCTGCGGGAAGGGCTCGCCGACGCGCAACTTCGCTTCGCGCACACACCCGTCGGCATCTGGGCACCGGAATGCGCATACGCGCCGGGCATGGAAATCGATTACGCCGCAGCGGGTGTCGGTCACTTCATGGTCGACGGTCCCTCGCTGCACGGCGATACCGCGCTCGGCAGGCCCGTCGCCTCGTCGGACGTCATCGCGTTCGGGCGTGATCTGCAGGTCAGCTATCGGGTGTGGTCGCCGAAATCCGGCTATCCCGGCCACGCCGCCTATCGCGACTTCCACACCTACGACCACACGACAGGCCTCAAGCCGGCCCGGGTCACCGGCCGCAACGTCGCCTCGGACGACAAGGCGCCCTACGACCCCCAGCGCGCCGACGCCGCAATCGACGGCCACGTCGCCGATTTCGTCAACCACGTACGTCAGCGCCTCATCGACGAGAGCGCACGCATCGGCCGCCCCGCACACGTGATCGCCGCCTTCGACACCGAGCTGTTCGGGCATTGGTGGTACGAGGGCCCGGTCTGGCTGGAACGCGTGTTGCGCGCCCTGCCCGAAGCCGGGATCCGGGTCGGCACACTGTCCGACGCGAAAGCGGAGGGGTTCGTCGGGTCACCCGTCGAATTGCCGCCCAGCTCTTGGGGTTCCGGCAAGGACTGGCAGGTGTGGGCGGGCGAAAAGGTCGCCGACCTTGTCCAGTTGAACAGCGAGGTCGTCGACACCGCGCTCACGACCGTGGACAAGACGCTCGGCGAGACGGACGCACCGCCTGCCAGAAACTTCGTCGCCGACCAGATCCTGCGGGAAACGCTGTTGACGGTGTCCAGCGACTGGCCGTTCATGGTCAGCAAGGACTCGGCCGCCGACTACGCGCGGTATCGCGCACACCTGCACGCCCACGCCACCCGCGAGATCGCCGGCGCGATGGCTTCGGGCCGCCACGATCACGCACAGCGCCTCGCCGAGGGCTGGAACCGCGCCGACGGCCTGTTCGGCGCGCTCGACGCACGAAGACTCCCCCGCCCGTGA
- a CDS encoding glycosyltransferase family 4 protein, which translates to MKILMVSWEYPPVVIGGLGRHVHHLATALAEAGHEVVVLSRRPSGTDPSTHPSTDEIVEGVRVVAAAQDPHEFDFGNDMMAWVLAMGHSMIRAGLAIKGRRGKPWQPDVVHAHDWLVAHPAIALAEYFDAPLISTIHATEAGRHSGWVSGAISRQVHAIESWLVHESDSLITCSASMSDEIVELFGPGLVETRVIRNGIETARWPFAARRPRKGPAHLMYLGRLEYEKGIHDLIAALPRIRRTHPGTRLTIAGTGTQQEFLVEQARKHKVLKAVRFAGHLHHEELVSMLHTADVAVLPSHYEPFGIVALEAAATGIPLATSNVGGLGELVINGQTGVSFPPRDIAGIATAVRTVLDDLDAAQQRAIAARERLNSDFEWHTIAGETAQVYLAAKRREREPHRRRTIVEHALPDR; encoded by the coding sequence GTGAAGATCCTCATGGTGTCGTGGGAGTACCCGCCGGTCGTCATCGGCGGGCTGGGGCGTCACGTCCACCACCTCGCGACGGCGCTGGCCGAAGCGGGCCACGAAGTGGTGGTGCTCAGCCGTCGGCCCAGCGGTACCGATCCCAGCACGCACCCGTCGACCGACGAGATCGTCGAAGGCGTACGCGTCGTCGCCGCCGCACAGGACCCGCACGAGTTCGACTTCGGCAACGACATGATGGCGTGGGTGCTGGCGATGGGCCATTCGATGATCCGCGCCGGACTGGCCATCAAGGGCCGCCGCGGCAAGCCGTGGCAGCCCGACGTCGTGCATGCCCATGACTGGTTGGTCGCGCATCCGGCGATCGCACTGGCCGAATACTTCGATGCGCCACTGATTTCCACGATCCATGCGACGGAGGCCGGTCGGCACTCGGGCTGGGTCTCGGGCGCCATCAGCAGGCAGGTCCACGCGATCGAGTCCTGGCTGGTGCATGAATCCGATTCGCTCATCACCTGTTCGGCGTCGATGAGCGACGAGATCGTCGAGCTCTTCGGGCCGGGACTGGTGGAGACGCGGGTCATCCGCAACGGTATCGAAACAGCGCGTTGGCCCTTCGCGGCCCGTCGTCCACGCAAGGGCCCCGCCCATCTGATGTATCTGGGGCGTCTGGAGTACGAGAAGGGCATCCACGATCTCATCGCCGCGCTGCCCCGCATCCGTCGCACCCATCCGGGCACGAGGCTGACGATTGCCGGAACCGGCACACAGCAGGAGTTCCTCGTCGAGCAGGCGCGTAAACACAAAGTGCTCAAGGCCGTCAGGTTCGCCGGGCATCTGCACCACGAGGAACTGGTGAGCATGCTGCACACCGCGGACGTCGCCGTACTACCCAGCCACTACGAGCCATTCGGGATCGTCGCACTCGAAGCCGCCGCCACCGGAATCCCGTTGGCCACGTCCAACGTCGGCGGTCTCGGCGAGTTGGTGATCAACGGACAGACCGGCGTCTCGTTCCCCCCACGCGACATCGCCGGGATCGCGACCGCCGTCCGCACCGTTCTCGACGACCTGGACGCGGCGCAGCAGCGGGCCATCGCCGCCCGCGAGCGGCTCAACTCCGATTTCGAATGGCACACGATTGCAGGCGAAACCGCGCAGGTCTACCTGGCCGCCAAACGCCGTGAGCGCGAACCACATCGACGGCGCACCATCGTCGAGCACGCGCTGCCCGACCGGTAA
- a CDS encoding cysteine desulfurase family protein: MTSSDVLRASGSSPVYLDHAATTPMHPVAIEAMTSVLATVGNASSLHGTGRAARRRMEEARETLAKLLGARPSEVLFTAGGTESDNLAVKGIYWARRDGDPRRRRIVTTGVEHHAVLDAVEWLVEHEGAEVTWLPVDSDGSVSPSALRDALQEHDDVALVTIMWANNEVGTIMPIAELAAIAAEFDIPMHSDAVQAVGQLPIDFGASGLSAMSITAHKFGGPTGVGALLLRRDTACVPLLHGGGQERDVRSGTPDVAGAVAMAAAAKIAVDGLEAHSVRVAELRDRLIDGVMSSIDDVRLNGAAGADRLPGNTHFTFRGCEGDSLLMLLDAKGVECSTGSACTAGVAQPSHVLIAMGADPASARGSLRLSLGHTSTEADVDAALAVLPAAVERARQAALASSGVVD; the protein is encoded by the coding sequence ATGACCTCGTCAGATGTTCTGCGTGCTAGCGGCTCCTCGCCGGTCTATCTGGATCACGCCGCCACCACCCCGATGCACCCTGTTGCCATCGAGGCGATGACGTCTGTCCTGGCGACGGTCGGCAACGCGTCGTCACTGCACGGCACCGGTCGAGCGGCGCGTCGCCGCATGGAGGAAGCGCGCGAGACACTCGCCAAGCTGCTCGGCGCGCGGCCCTCCGAGGTGTTGTTCACCGCCGGCGGAACCGAGAGCGACAACCTCGCGGTCAAGGGCATCTACTGGGCGCGCCGCGACGGCGATCCGCGCCGCCGGCGGATCGTCACCACCGGCGTCGAGCATCACGCGGTGTTGGACGCCGTCGAATGGCTCGTCGAGCACGAAGGCGCCGAGGTGACCTGGTTGCCCGTCGACTCAGACGGATCGGTCTCGCCGTCGGCGCTTCGCGATGCACTGCAGGAGCACGACGACGTCGCACTGGTGACGATCATGTGGGCCAACAACGAGGTCGGTACGATCATGCCGATCGCGGAACTGGCGGCGATCGCCGCCGAATTCGACATCCCGATGCACAGCGACGCCGTACAGGCCGTGGGCCAGCTTCCCATCGACTTCGGCGCGAGCGGACTTTCGGCGATGAGCATCACCGCGCACAAGTTCGGCGGACCGACCGGTGTCGGCGCCCTGCTGTTGCGCCGCGACACGGCGTGCGTACCGCTGCTGCACGGAGGTGGTCAGGAACGCGATGTCCGTTCGGGTACACCGGATGTCGCGGGTGCCGTCGCGATGGCCGCCGCAGCGAAGATCGCGGTGGACGGTCTGGAAGCCCACAGTGTGCGCGTCGCCGAACTACGCGACCGCCTGATCGACGGCGTGATGTCGAGCATCGATGATGTGCGTCTCAACGGCGCGGCCGGTGCGGATCGACTTCCCGGCAACACCCACTTCACGTTCCGCGGCTGCGAGGGTGACTCGTTGCTGATGCTGCTGGACGCCAAGGGTGTCGAGTGCTCGACGGGTTCGGCGTGCACCGCAGGCGTCGCGCAGCCTTCCCACGTGCTGATCGCGATGGGCGCCGATCCGGCGAGCGCCCGCGGCTCGCTGCGACTGTCGTTGGGACACACCAGCACCGAGGCCGACGTCGACGCAGCGTTGGCGGTCTTGCCCGCCGCCGTCGAACGGGCGCGCCAGGCGGCTCTGGCCAGTTCGGGAGTTGTCGACTAG
- a CDS encoding lysophospholipid acyltransferase family protein, translating into MTIENPWVPRATCDTSCVAPEAPTGQWIVVAWRVAIRATFALLLLSAVPLLAIPMPGRSHVQRSYCRLMLRCLGVRITLSGGPIRNLQGVLVVSGHVSWVDIFAIGSVLPGRFVAKSEMINWPGLGLLARLMKVIPIERGNLRRLPDVVSVIAERLRAGQTVVAFPEGTTWCGLEYGHFRPAMFQAAVDAGRPVQPLRLSYHGRDDRPSTLAAYVGTDTLLASIRRLITAQRTIVRVHVESLQLPSTDRRDLAIRCESAVRGDGSRRGHGHALVA; encoded by the coding sequence ATGACCATCGAGAATCCCTGGGTTCCACGCGCGACGTGTGACACCAGTTGCGTCGCGCCCGAGGCGCCGACCGGTCAGTGGATAGTCGTTGCGTGGCGCGTCGCGATACGCGCCACGTTCGCCCTCTTGTTGCTGTCCGCGGTGCCGTTGTTGGCGATTCCGATGCCGGGCCGCTCCCACGTACAGCGCAGCTATTGCCGCCTGATGTTGCGGTGTCTGGGTGTGCGAATCACGTTGTCCGGCGGGCCGATTCGCAATCTGCAGGGCGTCCTGGTGGTGAGCGGCCACGTGTCGTGGGTGGACATCTTCGCGATCGGTTCCGTCCTGCCGGGGCGGTTCGTCGCCAAGTCCGAGATGATCAACTGGCCCGGACTGGGGCTGCTGGCCAGGCTGATGAAAGTCATTCCGATCGAGAGAGGCAATCTGCGCCGACTGCCCGACGTGGTGTCTGTCATCGCGGAACGGTTGCGGGCAGGGCAGACGGTCGTGGCCTTCCCCGAGGGCACGACATGGTGCGGTCTGGAGTACGGGCACTTCCGTCCCGCGATGTTTCAGGCTGCGGTGGACGCCGGCAGGCCGGTGCAACCGCTGCGGCTGAGCTACCACGGCCGCGACGACCGCCCGTCGACGCTGGCCGCCTACGTCGGAACCGACACGCTGCTCGCATCGATCCGGCGGCTGATCACCGCACAGCGCACCATCGTGCGGGTGCATGTCGAGTCACTGCAGCTGCCCAGCACCGACCGCCGCGACCTCGCCATTCGCTGCGAATCCGCGGTGCGCGGGGACGGGTCGCGTCGAGGACACGGTCACGCGCTGGTGGCCTGA
- a CDS encoding electron transfer flavoprotein subunit beta/FixA family protein, translating to MTNIVVLIKQVPDTWSERKLSDGDFTLDREAADAVLDEINERAVEEALLIKEREGDAAGTVTVLTAGPERATEAIRKALSMGADKAVHLVDEGMHGSDMVQTGWALARALGTIEGTELVIAGNEATDGVGGAVPAIVAEYLGLPQLTHLRKVTVEGGKVVGERETDDGVFTVEAPLPAVISVNEKINEPRFPSFKGIMAAKKKEVTTLTLAEIGVEPDEVGVANAGTKVTASTPKPPKTAGEKVTDEGDGGTKVAEYLVAQKII from the coding sequence ATGACGAACATCGTGGTCCTGATCAAACAGGTCCCTGACACCTGGTCGGAGCGCAAGCTGTCCGACGGCGATTTCACCCTCGACCGTGAGGCCGCCGACGCCGTGCTCGACGAAATCAACGAGCGCGCCGTCGAAGAGGCGCTCCTCATCAAGGAGCGCGAGGGCGATGCCGCCGGCACTGTGACAGTGCTCACAGCCGGACCGGAGCGCGCGACCGAGGCCATCCGCAAGGCGCTGTCGATGGGCGCCGACAAGGCGGTGCACCTCGTAGACGAGGGCATGCACGGGTCGGACATGGTTCAGACGGGTTGGGCGCTGGCCCGCGCGCTGGGCACCATCGAGGGCACCGAACTGGTCATCGCCGGTAACGAGGCAACCGACGGCGTCGGCGGCGCAGTGCCCGCGATCGTGGCCGAGTACCTGGGCCTGCCGCAGCTCACGCACCTGCGCAAGGTGACGGTCGAGGGCGGCAAGGTCGTCGGCGAGCGCGAGACCGACGACGGCGTGTTCACCGTCGAGGCGCCGCTGCCCGCCGTGATCAGCGTCAACGAGAAGATCAACGAGCCGCGCTTCCCCTCCTTCAAGGGCATCATGGCCGCGAAGAAGAAGGAAGTCACGACGCTGACGCTGGCTGAGATCGGTGTCGAGCCCGATGAGGTGGGTGTCGCGAACGCCGGTACGAAGGTGACCGCGTCGACCCCGAAGCCGCCCAAGACCGCGGGCGAGAAGGTCACGGATGAAGGTGACGGTGGCACGAAGGTCGCCGAGTACCTCGTCGCCCAAAAGATCATCTAG
- a CDS encoding class I SAM-dependent methyltransferase — MSAFVTDGPDLPLTGERTVPGLAEENYWFRRHEVVYERLAALCADRDVLEAGCGEGYGAELIAEVANRVIGLDYDESAVAHVRARYPRVDMRQGNLAELPLADGSVDVVVNFQVIEHLWDQGQFVAECLRVLRPGGLLLMSTPNRITFSPGRDTPINPFHTRELNAAELSELLSGEGFSVESMLGVFHGARLVELDARHGGSIIDAQIVRALADSPWPTELLDDVASVTTDDFDLLDATERNIDESLDLVAIAVRP; from the coding sequence ATGAGCGCATTCGTCACCGACGGTCCAGACCTGCCATTGACCGGGGAACGCACGGTTCCCGGGCTTGCGGAGGAGAACTACTGGTTCCGTCGCCATGAGGTCGTCTACGAGCGGTTGGCTGCTCTGTGCGCGGATCGCGACGTGCTCGAAGCGGGGTGCGGCGAGGGGTACGGAGCGGAGCTGATCGCGGAGGTGGCCAACCGTGTCATCGGGCTGGACTACGACGAGTCTGCGGTCGCCCACGTGCGCGCCCGCTATCCGCGGGTCGACATGCGGCAGGGCAACCTGGCCGAGCTCCCGCTTGCCGACGGCTCGGTCGATGTCGTGGTGAATTTCCAGGTGATCGAACACCTGTGGGATCAAGGGCAATTCGTCGCCGAGTGTCTCCGTGTGTTGCGGCCCGGCGGACTACTGCTGATGTCGACGCCGAACCGGATCACCTTCTCCCCCGGCCGCGACACCCCGATCAACCCGTTCCACACCCGGGAACTGAACGCCGCCGAGCTGTCCGAACTGCTGTCCGGAGAGGGCTTTTCGGTCGAATCGATGCTGGGTGTCTTCCACGGTGCCCGTCTGGTCGAGCTCGACGCGCGACATGGGGGCTCCATCATCGACGCACAGATCGTGCGCGCACTGGCCGATTCGCCGTGGCCCACCGAGCTGCTCGACGACGTCGCCTCGGTGACCACCGACGACTTCGACCTGCTCGACGCAACCGAACGCAACATCGACGAAAGCCTGGACCTGGTCGCGATCGCGGTGCGGCCATGA
- a CDS encoding electron transfer flavoprotein subunit alpha/FixB family protein: protein MAEVLVLVEHAEGAPKKVTAELITAARKLGEPSAVVVGKPGTSEGLIDGLKAAGAAKIYVAESDDAENYLITPFVDVLASLVESASPAGVVLAASADGKEIAGRLAARIGSGVLTDVVEVKEGGKAVHSIFGGAFTVEAEATTEVPVITVRPGAVEAEPAEGAGEVVTVEVPAQAENATKITKREPAVAGDRPELTEATVVVSGGRGVGSAENFSVVEELADSLGAAVGASRAAVDSGYYPGQFQVGQTGKTVSPQLYIALGISGAIQHRAGMQTSKTIIAVNKDEEAPIFEIADLGIVGDLFKVAPQLTEAIKARKG, encoded by the coding sequence ATGGCTGAAGTACTTGTGCTCGTTGAGCACGCTGAAGGTGCCCCTAAGAAGGTCACCGCCGAACTCATCACTGCTGCACGCAAATTGGGTGAGCCCTCCGCCGTGGTGGTGGGCAAGCCGGGTACGTCCGAAGGATTGATCGACGGGCTCAAGGCGGCCGGTGCCGCCAAGATCTACGTCGCCGAGTCGGACGACGCCGAGAACTACCTCATCACTCCGTTCGTGGACGTGCTCGCCTCGCTGGTCGAGTCCGCAAGCCCCGCCGGCGTGGTGCTGGCTGCGTCGGCGGACGGCAAGGAGATCGCCGGCCGGCTGGCCGCGCGTATCGGCTCGGGTGTGCTGACCGACGTGGTCGAGGTCAAGGAGGGCGGCAAGGCCGTTCACTCGATCTTCGGTGGCGCGTTCACCGTCGAGGCCGAGGCGACCACCGAGGTGCCCGTGATCACCGTGCGTCCCGGCGCCGTGGAGGCCGAGCCCGCCGAGGGTGCAGGCGAAGTGGTCACCGTCGAGGTGCCCGCGCAGGCCGAGAACGCGACCAAGATCACCAAGCGTGAGCCCGCCGTCGCCGGTGACCGTCCGGAGCTCACCGAGGCCACCGTCGTCGTGTCGGGTGGCCGTGGTGTCGGCAGCGCTGAGAACTTCAGTGTCGTCGAGGAATTGGCCGACTCGCTCGGTGCCGCCGTCGGTGCGTCGCGCGCCGCCGTCGACTCCGGCTACTACCCGGGCCAGTTCCAGGTGGGCCAGACCGGCAAGACCGTGTCGCCGCAGCTGTACATCGCGCTGGGCATTTCGGGCGCGATCCAGCACCGCGCCGGTATGCAGACGTCCAAGACGATCATCGCGGTGAACAAGGACGAGGAGGCGCCGATCTTCGAGATCGCCGACCTCGGCATCGTCGGCGACCTGTTCAAGGTCGCGCCGCAGCTGACCGAGGCCATCAAGGCTCGCAAGGGCTAG